One genomic window of Mucilaginibacter sp. SJ includes the following:
- a CDS encoding plasmid transfer protein, giving the protein MKKKIILLILLCFCITALFAQTTSTPDNGKTLQFLQGDGVYEEGVMVFLKGLKESVWAHFALFIADAKALSAIFMIIFFAIKSYEMMAGDKQLEIMPLLRPFGLAMVILWWGPFTRIIAFPTDIVAGQTEQMFKSEQTIVNNLRLNRSSLILAVANSLYTYQAQTEVAEKESDTWYGQAWDSVTSTVKEGISSVVSPLLELKNRLTVGMQLLFTQLLELLGIWILRLAVYIIFMIQIIYSSILIMLGPFAVAASILPAFRDSFSTWIARFISVNLYSGIAYLIMYICGLMQEFALKSEISKYTELVGADGTNTNLQKMAWFAGNGILSFGTVIIVFLIGAICMFTVPSISTWIISTSGISSATSTFARSAGTVTSMARKAAGSFF; this is encoded by the coding sequence ATGAAGAAGAAAATAATTTTATTAATACTCCTGTGCTTTTGTATCACAGCATTATTTGCCCAAACGACAAGCACACCCGATAATGGCAAAACCTTACAGTTTTTACAGGGTGATGGTGTTTACGAGGAAGGTGTTATGGTGTTCTTAAAAGGGCTCAAAGAATCTGTATGGGCTCATTTTGCCCTGTTTATTGCTGATGCCAAAGCGCTTTCCGCGATTTTTATGATCATCTTTTTCGCTATTAAATCCTATGAGATGATGGCAGGAGATAAGCAGTTAGAGATCATGCCATTATTAAGACCTTTTGGTTTGGCCATGGTCATCTTATGGTGGGGACCATTCACCAGGATCATCGCGTTTCCAACAGATATCGTTGCTGGCCAAACAGAACAAATGTTTAAAAGCGAGCAAACCATTGTCAACAACCTGCGACTTAATCGCTCCAGCCTCATACTGGCCGTAGCCAATTCCCTGTACACCTACCAGGCACAAACCGAAGTTGCTGAAAAGGAAAGCGATACCTGGTATGGGCAGGCCTGGGATTCCGTGACCAGTACCGTTAAAGAGGGGATAAGCAGTGTGGTCTCTCCATTACTGGAATTAAAAAACCGGCTTACTGTGGGGATGCAGCTTTTATTTACACAGTTATTGGAACTGTTGGGGATATGGATATTGCGTTTAGCTGTCTACATCATCTTTATGATACAGATCATTTACTCTTCTATTCTGATTATGCTTGGTCCGTTTGCTGTAGCCGCCAGTATCCTGCCGGCTTTTCGCGATAGTTTCAGCACGTGGATCGCCCGCTTCATTTCGGTGAACCTGTACAGCGGTATTGCTTACCTGATCATGTATATCTGTGGATTGATGCAGGAATTTGCGCTGAAATCAGAGATCAGCAAATACACGGAACTGGTGGGCGCGGATGGAACGAACACCAACCTTCAAAAAATGGCCTGGTTTGCCGGCAACGGTATCCTTTCATTTGGTACCGTAATTATCGTATTCCTGATCGGCGCGATCTGTATGTTCACCGTTCCCAGTATCTCTACCTGGATCATCTCTACTTCCGGTATCAGCTCGGCTACTTCCACCTTTGCCCGCAGCGCGGGTACAGTAACCAGTATGGCGAGGAAAGCCGCCGGCAGCTTTTTTTAA
- a CDS encoding MT-A70 family methyltransferase, with the protein MKHEVIMICPPWKQYRIYRRAHRILTDNISPKMLEAMQAFQFLGDCLEHLTSPDHIVFIWVTEKFTEECKDYMKRLGYQYHQYLLWHRPKWKRGASKEVLEYLMIYYKGDLFSSAITFPDPLKSPFTARVKNRKHKPGDAYALIESLFPNRSKLQVFGSTCRPGWNVFQHK; encoded by the coding sequence ATGAAACACGAAGTCATTATGATCTGCCCGCCATGGAAACAGTACCGTATTTACAGAAGAGCGCACAGGATACTGACTGATAACATATCTCCCAAAATGCTGGAAGCCATGCAGGCCTTTCAGTTCCTGGGGGATTGCCTCGAACATCTTACGTCACCGGATCATATCGTTTTCATATGGGTTACCGAAAAGTTCACGGAGGAATGTAAAGATTACATGAAGCGTTTGGGCTATCAGTATCATCAGTATTTGCTATGGCACAGGCCAAAGTGGAAAAGGGGAGCCTCAAAAGAGGTGTTAGAATATCTGATGATTTATTATAAAGGCGATTTATTTTCATCGGCGATAACCTTCCCCGATCCCTTAAAGTCGCCATTTACAGCAAGGGTTAAAAACAGGAAGCATAAACCGGGGGATGCTTATGCTTTAATAGAAAGCTTATTCCCAAACAGATCCAAACTTCAGGTTTTTGGCTCCACATGCCGTCCCGGCTGGAATGTGTTCCAACATAAATAA
- the traK gene encoding conjugative transposon protein TraK — translation MIIKNIEAKVRLATFIAAGSLLTSLIIVAMNSLYAFKLVSNAQKSIYILDNNIPILARQTDIQINRPAEYRADVDLFHSLFFSLTPDDNYMEYQMKKAMYLVDESGMQQYNNLKENGFFNSILSSSSVLTLQTDSIAVDMPRRYFRYYGKLKIDRRSSTVVRSLITEGNLKDIPRSDNNPHGVLITNWKTLENKDLQDVEKNTF, via the coding sequence ATGATTATCAAAAATATCGAAGCCAAAGTAAGGCTGGCGACTTTCATCGCGGCCGGTAGCCTGTTGACCTCCCTGATCATTGTCGCCATGAATAGCCTGTATGCCTTTAAACTGGTATCCAATGCGCAAAAAAGCATTTATATACTGGATAATAATATCCCTATACTGGCGCGGCAGACGGATATACAAATAAACCGGCCCGCCGAATACCGGGCTGATGTAGACTTGTTTCATTCGTTGTTTTTTTCCCTGACCCCGGATGATAATTACATGGAATATCAAATGAAAAAAGCCATGTACCTCGTGGACGAATCCGGCATGCAGCAATACAATAATCTGAAGGAGAACGGTTTTTTCAACTCGATCCTTTCCTCCAGCTCGGTGCTAACCTTGCAAACGGATTCAATTGCTGTAGATATGCCCCGGCGCTATTTCCGCTATTACGGAAAACTTAAAATTGACCGGCGCAGCTCTACTGTGGTGCGTTCGCTCATCACCGAAGGAAACCTGAAGGATATACCCCGAAGCGACAATAACCCCCATGGTGTACTCATTACGAACTGGAAAACCCTGGAAAATAAAGATCTTCAAGATGTGGAAAAAAATACATTCTAA
- a CDS encoding ArdC family protein, whose protein sequence is MSKNFKALPIQLSDKLIAEIKEGNSLFQKPIKENGLPAFVKPINPTTGKGYSAMNALTLGMQRRDDPRWMSADAARYAGNWVKEGEKGTLIEFPKTSDIQAIRTAEGKTIKDDKGVTQTKTIEFEKPQQGKAFLFNAEQMKDIMPLKEYLAKQEEGQSLSPVERAEKLIEDSKAVIIHGGQEAYYDKLRDAIFMPEKETFENETKYYQAVVHQLAHWTGHESRLNRPMDGKFGSLDYAREEMPAAIAGILIGGELKIGHNFGQHTAYMNNFAKILKDEPFEIAKASREAQKIANLLLGGDLKREQKQSVEVTFEEGDEIAHLDTSYKVLEVRKNKSIKVEDADGGRKILQPSYGLYKSLLEAKANPREPEMELNEGQGQAQEQNYQMER, encoded by the coding sequence ATGAGCAAAAATTTTAAAGCACTTCCCATTCAGCTTTCAGATAAGCTGATAGCGGAAATTAAAGAGGGTAATTCCTTGTTTCAGAAACCGATAAAGGAAAACGGATTACCCGCATTCGTAAAGCCAATTAATCCTACGACAGGAAAAGGCTACAGTGCTATGAACGCATTGACTCTCGGAATGCAACGGCGTGACGACCCCCGATGGATGAGCGCAGATGCGGCCCGTTATGCCGGCAACTGGGTAAAAGAAGGTGAAAAAGGCACGCTGATCGAGTTTCCGAAAACCAGCGATATCCAGGCTATCCGTACCGCTGAGGGTAAAACCATCAAAGACGACAAAGGAGTTACCCAAACAAAAACCATTGAATTTGAAAAGCCGCAGCAGGGAAAAGCGTTCCTGTTCAATGCGGAGCAAATGAAGGATATCATGCCCCTGAAAGAATATCTTGCCAAACAGGAAGAAGGGCAATCCCTGTCACCTGTTGAACGCGCGGAAAAACTGATCGAAGATAGCAAGGCAGTTATTATCCACGGCGGCCAAGAGGCCTATTATGATAAGCTCAGGGATGCGATTTTTATGCCTGAAAAGGAAACCTTTGAGAACGAAACCAAATACTACCAGGCGGTAGTCCACCAATTGGCGCACTGGACAGGGCATGAGAGCCGTCTGAACCGCCCTATGGACGGTAAATTCGGCTCGCTGGATTATGCACGAGAGGAAATGCCTGCAGCCATTGCCGGCATCTTGATCGGCGGGGAACTCAAGATAGGCCATAACTTCGGACAGCACACTGCCTATATGAACAACTTTGCCAAAATCTTAAAGGATGAACCTTTTGAGATCGCCAAAGCTTCCAGGGAAGCACAAAAGATCGCTAATCTGCTATTGGGGGGTGACCTGAAGCGTGAACAGAAACAAAGTGTTGAAGTAACATTTGAAGAGGGGGACGAAATTGCACACCTCGATACGAGCTATAAAGTTTTAGAAGTCCGCAAAAACAAGAGCATCAAAGTAGAAGATGCCGATGGTGGCCGCAAGATACTGCAACCCAGCTATGGTCTGTATAAATCCCTGCTGGAGGCCAAAGCCAACCCAAGAGAGCCAGAAATGGAATTGAATGAGGGGCAAGGTCAAGCGCAGGAACAAAATTATCAAATGGAAAGGTAA
- the traM gene encoding conjugative transposon protein TraM: MKIDFKQPKYVLPVILLPFLCLFFYAWQSGFSKPKQAVKETIGLNGSVGAVSADVRKKQLADKLDAYRNTYKEADGLTAVNVIPKENSSNPTYNNDYSDQQRKKLDSIQQAMKLRFNTANDSNSGQVPASGITHDRQVAKAVEEMSRRQANQAREKESTPKENDPMDVFRQQMAIMDSINKQNDPAYKDELKKKEAADKVAKQKETQIKLTVEKADAVSGDFNTVMPEKQPAFISAVIDENVTGYAGSRLRIKLLEDIKAGNNLIKKGTFLYALINGFSEQRVTLSITSILYDGKILPVKLDVYDMDGLPGLYVPSSAFRDFTKDLGSNSVQGVTVDGGSGNSQFVMSSLSKMFQSTSSAIADLIRKNKAKLKYNSYLYIIDPDALQSAQKRESVSGTSDQQ; this comes from the coding sequence ATGAAAATTGATTTTAAACAGCCCAAGTATGTGCTGCCGGTCATCTTATTGCCCTTTCTGTGCCTGTTCTTCTATGCCTGGCAGAGTGGTTTTTCCAAACCTAAGCAGGCGGTCAAAGAAACTATCGGACTGAATGGTTCAGTCGGTGCGGTTTCAGCTGATGTGCGTAAGAAACAACTGGCGGATAAACTTGATGCCTACAGGAACACCTATAAGGAAGCTGATGGTCTGACCGCGGTAAACGTGATCCCCAAAGAAAATTCAAGTAACCCAACGTATAATAATGATTATTCTGACCAGCAGAGAAAAAAGCTGGATTCCATTCAGCAGGCGATGAAGTTGCGGTTTAATACTGCTAATGATTCTAATTCCGGGCAGGTACCAGCTTCCGGAATTACGCATGACCGCCAAGTTGCTAAAGCGGTGGAGGAAATGAGTCGCCGCCAGGCTAACCAGGCTCGTGAAAAGGAAAGTACCCCAAAGGAAAACGATCCCATGGACGTTTTCAGGCAACAGATGGCCATCATGGACAGCATCAACAAACAGAATGACCCTGCCTACAAAGACGAATTAAAGAAAAAAGAGGCTGCCGATAAAGTAGCAAAACAAAAGGAAACCCAAATAAAACTGACGGTTGAAAAGGCAGATGCGGTGTCTGGTGACTTTAATACGGTTATGCCGGAAAAGCAACCTGCATTTATCAGCGCCGTAATTGATGAAAATGTAACCGGTTATGCCGGCTCACGCTTACGGATCAAACTGCTGGAAGATATCAAAGCCGGTAATAACCTGATCAAAAAAGGCACTTTTCTGTATGCTTTGATCAATGGATTTTCAGAGCAGCGGGTTACACTTTCCATTACATCTATTCTATATGATGGTAAGATCCTTCCGGTTAAACTGGATGTTTACGATATGGATGGTTTGCCCGGCCTTTATGTGCCCTCGTCCGCTTTTCGCGACTTTACCAAAGACCTGGGCAGTAACTCGGTACAAGGTGTCACGGTAGATGGCGGTTCCGGAAATAGCCAGTTCGTCATGAGCTCGCTCAGTAAAATGTTTCAGTCCACTTCCTCGGCTATTGCCGACTTGATCCGCAAGAATAAGGCAAAGCTCAAATACAACTCTTACCTCTATATCATCGACCCGGATGCGCTACAAAGTGCGCAGAAGCGCGAAAGTGTATCAGGCACCAGTGACCAACAATAA
- a CDS encoding M23 family metallopeptidase, translated as MKVLISICLICLPLKHLTINSDFGYRVHPLTGQYALHAGVDFKARHDTVYAMLDGMVKSTGYDDGLGINIRLKHGDVESIYGHLSQVLVGPQDMVKGGDPIGITGATGRVTGEHLHFAICYRYKYINPIEFLYELLIKQENEQKF; from the coding sequence ATGAAAGTGCTGATCAGCATTTGCTTGATCTGCCTGCCGCTCAAACATCTTACAATAAACTCTGATTTCGGCTACCGTGTCCACCCGCTTACCGGCCAATACGCCCTGCACGCGGGTGTTGATTTTAAGGCCCGGCATGACACTGTATATGCTATGCTTGACGGTATGGTTAAATCAACGGGATACGACGATGGACTCGGTATCAACATTCGCCTGAAACATGGCGATGTCGAATCCATTTATGGCCATTTGAGCCAGGTTTTAGTCGGCCCGCAAGACATGGTGAAAGGAGGTGATCCTATCGGCATTACCGGCGCCACAGGTCGGGTAACCGGAGAACATCTGCATTTCGCCATCTGCTATAGATACAAATACATTAATCCAATTGAATTTTTATATGAACTGCTAATTAAACAAGAAAATGAGCAAAAATTTTAA
- a CDS encoding type IV secretion system DNA-binding domain-containing protein has translation MEETREQQKLHGFLQCAIYVSVGLEAAIFIYHDAPFWGIFFTPLDKISHLVIYSKLIYSKLATLGIISLVSIGTLAKKETDIDPKKHIAYPLTLGLFLFFGSLVFQGRASPVAFAYTTWYGLLYIICSFLGALLVSMAMDNISKMITSGLGKDIWNTEAESFMQPVKKVDTPYSVNIPMLFYYKGKVRKGYINICNVFRSTLIIGTPGSGKSYSIVNPFIRQLVGKGFAVCLYDFKFPDLGQIAYYHYLLGKQQGKLRDFSFHVINLNDIEKSRRINPWRADYIKSLADAAETAEALVEALKKGDKSGGSDQFFTQSAINFLASCIYFMSKYKGGIYSSFPHVLALLNRSYEEIFNALTSEPELRSLLSPFMTAYDAKAFNQLEGQIGTLKIFISRLATKETFWVFSGNDFDLKISDRENPGMLVLANDPNTQNINSACYSIIINRLTKLINTKGNLPSALIVDEVPTLFVHRVENLIATARSNRVAVLLGLQELPQFNQQYGKDTAATITSVVGTVLSGSVRNKETLEWLERLFGKSKQISEGLSIDRNKTSTSLNEKLEVLIPAGKIASLNSGELVGMIAADAQEKFTGKFETSVVNCRVNLDIDEIRREEKGYKPLPTFYDFGGQMDEKLRQNFNQISREIQEMVMAFKPSVLPVQAKISLKNDR, from the coding sequence ATGGAGGAAACACGTGAACAGCAAAAGCTTCACGGTTTTTTGCAGTGTGCCATCTATGTATCCGTTGGCCTGGAAGCTGCCATTTTTATTTATCATGACGCCCCTTTCTGGGGCATCTTTTTTACCCCGCTGGATAAGATCAGTCACCTGGTCATTTACTCGAAACTGATCTATAGTAAGCTGGCGACATTGGGCATTATCAGCCTGGTCAGCATCGGTACGCTGGCAAAAAAGGAAACAGACATAGACCCTAAAAAGCACATAGCTTATCCGCTTACACTCGGTCTGTTTTTGTTCTTCGGGAGCTTGGTTTTTCAGGGGCGAGCCTCACCGGTAGCGTTCGCCTATACGACCTGGTATGGCCTGTTGTACATAATCTGCTCTTTTCTGGGCGCCCTGCTCGTGAGCATGGCAATGGACAATATCTCAAAGATGATCACGTCCGGTTTAGGCAAGGATATCTGGAACACCGAAGCCGAGAGCTTTATGCAGCCCGTGAAAAAGGTGGATACCCCGTACTCTGTGAACATCCCCATGCTTTTCTACTATAAGGGCAAGGTACGGAAGGGATACATTAATATCTGCAACGTTTTTCGAAGCACGCTTATCATCGGAACCCCAGGATCAGGCAAAAGCTATAGTATCGTAAATCCTTTTATCCGGCAACTGGTAGGAAAAGGCTTTGCAGTCTGTTTATATGATTTCAAGTTCCCAGACCTCGGGCAGATTGCTTATTACCATTATCTTTTAGGTAAGCAGCAAGGCAAACTCAGGGACTTTTCCTTTCATGTTATTAACCTCAATGACATAGAGAAAAGTCGTCGGATCAATCCCTGGCGGGCTGATTATATCAAATCCCTGGCCGACGCTGCTGAAACTGCCGAAGCCCTGGTGGAAGCATTAAAGAAAGGAGATAAATCCGGCGGCAGTGATCAGTTCTTTACTCAATCCGCCATTAACTTTTTGGCGTCTTGTATTTATTTTATGAGCAAATACAAAGGTGGGATATACTCCAGCTTTCCGCATGTTTTAGCCTTGCTTAATCGCTCATACGAGGAAATATTCAACGCCTTAACCTCTGAGCCTGAATTGCGCTCATTGTTATCCCCGTTTATGACTGCCTACGATGCTAAAGCATTTAACCAGTTGGAAGGGCAGATCGGTACGCTCAAGATCTTTATCAGCCGTTTGGCGACCAAAGAAACGTTTTGGGTCTTTTCCGGCAATGACTTCGATCTGAAAATATCGGACAGGGAAAACCCAGGCATGCTGGTACTGGCCAATGACCCGAATACCCAAAATATCAATTCGGCGTGTTACTCAATCATCATTAACCGGCTCACCAAACTTATTAACACCAAGGGAAACCTACCCTCTGCATTGATCGTGGATGAGGTACCCACCTTATTCGTCCACCGCGTGGAAAATTTAATAGCAACTGCCAGGAGTAATAGGGTTGCTGTCCTTTTGGGATTACAGGAGTTGCCGCAATTTAACCAGCAATATGGGAAGGATACTGCAGCGACGATTACCTCGGTCGTTGGTACTGTGCTGTCAGGTTCCGTTCGGAACAAGGAAACGCTCGAGTGGCTGGAGCGACTTTTTGGCAAGTCTAAGCAGATCAGTGAGGGGCTGTCCATTGACCGTAATAAAACCTCTACTTCCCTAAATGAAAAATTGGAAGTATTGATCCCCGCAGGAAAAATCGCCTCGCTCAATTCAGGGGAATTAGTCGGGATGATCGCTGCCGACGCGCAGGAAAAGTTTACCGGGAAATTTGAAACATCAGTGGTCAATTGCCGGGTTAACCTAGATATAGATGAGATCAGGCGGGAAGAAAAGGGTTATAAACCTTTGCCTACCTTTTATGATTTCGGGGGCCAAATGGACGAAAAGCTTCGCCAGAATTTTAATCAAATCAGCCGGGAAATTCAGGAAATGGTAATGGCATTCAAGCCGTCTGTTTTACCGGTACAGGCTAAAATAAGTCTCAAAAATGATAGATGA
- a CDS encoding DUF4138 domain-containing protein, translating into MKKILLFIAWLLIAHSLYAQDQLPVIYLPENLTIHFISPEPIRYVDISTKDLIGDLPLKNVLRLKLRDSVKFFAGSVITIAGEKFIAQYRLLPGYPGVPTEIEITPAAMRPLDISGIGLSQNQLRSLALKLVIKSLDKRIEKVEAFGIQGQLNHVYTLDDYIFLDISYCNKTNLKYDIDDFRFKVDDKKVTKAANNQSVEIKPEFVLFSPPAFSRNYRNVFVFKKMSFPGNKVLRAELSEKQLSGRIVTLSISYQDILDADTLPN; encoded by the coding sequence ATGAAAAAAATATTATTATTCATTGCATGGCTGCTGATCGCACATTCGCTTTATGCGCAGGATCAACTGCCGGTAATTTACCTGCCGGAAAACCTGACCATCCATTTTATTTCACCGGAACCTATCCGGTACGTGGATATTTCCACAAAAGACCTGATCGGCGACCTGCCGCTCAAAAATGTGTTGCGTTTAAAACTGCGGGACTCAGTTAAATTTTTTGCCGGTTCGGTCATCACCATAGCCGGTGAAAAATTTATTGCGCAATATCGGTTATTACCAGGCTATCCCGGCGTACCAACAGAAATAGAAATAACACCAGCAGCTATGCGGCCCCTGGACATTTCCGGTATCGGGCTTTCACAAAACCAGTTAAGGAGTTTAGCGCTCAAACTCGTAATTAAAAGTCTGGATAAACGTATCGAAAAGGTAGAGGCCTTTGGTATTCAAGGACAATTGAACCATGTCTACACCCTGGATGATTATATTTTCCTGGATATTTCCTATTGTAATAAAACTAACTTAAAATATGATATCGATGATTTCCGGTTTAAGGTAGACGATAAAAAGGTAACCAAGGCAGCTAATAACCAATCCGTGGAGATCAAACCTGAGTTTGTGCTGTTTAGTCCGCCCGCTTTTTCAAGGAACTACCGGAACGTATTTGTCTTTAAGAAAATGTCCTTTCCGGGAAATAAGGTGCTTCGTGCAGAACTCAGCGAAAAGCAGCTTTCAGGCCGTATTGTTACGCTAAGCATATCCTACCAGGACATCCTCGATGCGGATACGCTCCCCAACTAA
- a CDS encoding TraG family conjugative transposon ATPase has translation MGVKTLFSIPYAGVDKDDEYDLLIGLNGECSVVIELVNPIIRYSAYPAGYEEFHHLLINVVKILGDGYLLQKQDIISSSSYKGPPATEYLQKKYNAHFEGRECLKVSTYLTITRQVKKGAFYVYDARVLRDFRQAIGKVLDILPSAKALNKGRLNQLVLQLLSMDFGGSNIVLDNLAPSETEIRMGERSVRSISLVNIDNIDLPPDISTHIELNDKESMRGFPVDFLSFLFKVPGVDVIVYNQVIEIPNQVATLRKLEQKRKRHAGIPDPANQLCVEDIDLLLNDVARENQLLVNCHFNILVAAQANAIQKAVNFVESSLFQLGIIPSKNAYNQLELFRTVLPGNGVELKEYDWFLTTCDAAVCFFFKESLPKDEPSDFLIRFTDRQGIPVAIDPSDLPMRTGRISARNRFILGPSGSGKSFLTCSLIESYMIYNMDMVIVDTGHSYSGLCKYYQGKYITYTDKKPITMNPFQITEAEYNVEKKDFLCTLIAVAWKGAEGIFSPVERDVIANVLSAYYSKFFATSGKLSFNTFYEFALEKIPEIKKEEKIPFDFDEFRYVLKKFYKGGEFAAILNNETDKSLFTERFIVFEIDSIKEHKVLFPLVTLIIMDVFIQKMRYRSDRRKTLIIEEAWKAIASPLMANYILYLYKTVRKFWGEAIVVTQELGDIIGNAVVKDSIINNSDTIFLLDQTKFKDNYDQIASLLSINETERRKIFSIGQLDNTEGRGRFKEVYIRRGAVGEVYGVEVSLHQYLTYTTEKPEKSAVESYTNRFGSYPDGLDAFVRDFKESGKSLSAFISQVNQNQQS, from the coding sequence ATGGGCGTAAAAACCTTGTTTAGCATTCCCTATGCAGGAGTGGATAAAGATGATGAATACGATCTGCTTATAGGCCTTAATGGCGAATGCTCAGTCGTTATCGAATTAGTAAACCCCATTATCCGTTATTCCGCGTATCCAGCGGGATATGAAGAGTTTCACCATCTGCTCATCAATGTTGTTAAAATATTAGGCGATGGTTATCTCCTGCAAAAGCAGGATATCATCAGTAGTTCATCCTATAAAGGACCGCCTGCCACTGAATACCTTCAAAAAAAATATAATGCCCATTTCGAAGGGCGGGAATGTTTGAAGGTCTCTACCTATTTAACTATAACGCGCCAGGTCAAAAAGGGTGCGTTTTACGTTTATGATGCCCGTGTTCTACGGGATTTCAGACAGGCTATAGGTAAGGTATTGGACATATTGCCATCTGCAAAGGCTTTGAATAAAGGCCGATTGAACCAACTGGTATTACAACTGCTCAGCATGGACTTTGGCGGGTCCAACATTGTACTGGATAATCTTGCTCCCTCGGAAACCGAGATCAGGATGGGTGAAAGGTCAGTACGCAGTATTAGCCTCGTCAATATCGATAACATCGATCTGCCGCCCGATATTTCCACACACATTGAATTAAATGATAAAGAAAGTATGCGCGGGTTTCCGGTGGACTTCCTGTCGTTCCTGTTTAAAGTACCCGGTGTCGATGTGATCGTTTACAACCAAGTCATTGAAATACCCAACCAGGTTGCAACGCTCCGAAAACTGGAGCAAAAAAGGAAAAGACACGCCGGTATTCCCGATCCTGCCAATCAATTGTGTGTTGAGGATATCGACCTTCTGTTGAATGATGTCGCCCGAGAAAACCAATTGCTGGTCAATTGCCACTTTAATATCCTGGTAGCTGCACAAGCCAACGCTATCCAAAAGGCGGTCAATTTTGTAGAGAGTTCACTTTTTCAGCTGGGCATTATTCCAAGCAAAAACGCTTACAACCAACTGGAGCTCTTTCGCACTGTACTGCCGGGAAACGGAGTAGAGCTAAAGGAGTACGATTGGTTTCTTACCACTTGCGATGCGGCCGTTTGCTTCTTCTTTAAGGAATCACTGCCCAAAGATGAACCTTCCGATTTCCTGATCAGGTTTACCGACCGGCAGGGTATTCCCGTCGCGATCGACCCGTCTGACCTGCCCATGCGTACGGGGCGTATCAGCGCGAGAAATCGCTTCATTTTAGGCCCCTCAGGTTCTGGTAAGAGTTTTTTGACTTGTTCATTGATAGAAAGTTACATGATTTATAATATGGATATGGTGATCGTGGATACGGGCCATTCCTATTCAGGGCTATGTAAATATTATCAGGGCAAATACATCACGTACACCGATAAGAAGCCCATTACCATGAATCCCTTTCAGATCACTGAAGCGGAGTACAATGTTGAAAAAAAGGACTTTTTGTGTACGCTGATCGCCGTTGCCTGGAAAGGAGCTGAAGGGATATTCAGCCCCGTAGAACGGGATGTAATCGCAAACGTGCTCTCTGCTTACTATAGTAAATTCTTTGCCACCAGTGGAAAATTGAGCTTCAATACTTTTTATGAGTTCGCGTTGGAAAAAATACCGGAGATAAAAAAGGAAGAGAAAATTCCTTTTGACTTTGATGAGTTCAGGTACGTGCTAAAGAAATTCTACAAAGGTGGTGAGTTTGCAGCTATTCTGAACAACGAAACAGATAAATCCCTTTTTACCGAACGCTTTATCGTCTTCGAAATTGACAGTATAAAAGAGCACAAGGTTCTCTTTCCGCTCGTCACGCTCATCATCATGGACGTGTTCATCCAAAAGATGCGTTACCGTTCTGACAGGCGCAAGACCTTAATTATTGAAGAGGCCTGGAAAGCGATCGCAAGCCCGCTCATGGCGAACTATATTTTATACCTCTACAAGACGGTCCGTAAGTTTTGGGGCGAAGCCATTGTTGTAACGCAGGAGCTCGGCGATATCATCGGAAACGCCGTCGTTAAAGACAGCATTATCAATAACTCAGATACCATCTTTCTGCTCGATCAGACCAAGTTTAAAGATAATTATGACCAGATCGCCTCTCTGCTTTCGATTAATGAAACTGAAAGACGTAAGATTTTTTCCATCGGCCAGCTCGATAACACTGAAGGACGGGGAAGATTCAAAGAGGTCTATATCCGCCGCGGAGCAGTTGGGGAGGTATATGGCGTAGAGGTATCGCTTCACCAATACCTTACTTACACTACAGAAAAACCAGAGAAGTCGGCGGTAGAAAGTTATACCAACCGTTTCGGTTCTTACCCGGATGGCCTGGACGCCTTCGTCAGGGATTTTAAAGAAAGCGGTAAATCCTTATCTGCTTTCATTTCACAGGTTAATCAAAATCAACAATCATGA